DNA sequence from the Eulemur rufifrons isolate Redbay chromosome 6, OSU_ERuf_1, whole genome shotgun sequence genome:
ACTCAAAAAGGAGCCTATATCTACGCTTCACAGCTTATATAAAAAGTAGATTAAAAAGCATTATAGACTTAAAGGTCCTTTTTAAAGAACCTGGGAAGACATACTTAGATGCTTTCTGTTAAGTGGGAAGATAATCCATGGAGGAGATGAGTGTTCTGAGTAAACAAGTATAACTAGAAATAATgatagcatgtgtacaaacagctataagaaaacaaaagaggaacACGGGTGATCCCATGGAGAAAAGTCTAAGATCTGAAGGTGATGTGAAAACACTGACCACATCAAGATTGGGGGAGACATATGACAAGCAAAGAAATAAgtgttgaaaaataaagtttagtcAGGCCATAAGAAATAGACTGATTATTAGTAGAACTTGGAGAATCCTTTGGTAATAGTACTTTAGGGGCAAAGCAAACTTGCAGGTTGAATTAATTTGCAAGACTTTGATCTATGACCATAGGTTACTTttagacttttattattttaactttgtaaTAATTAAACAAGTCACAGAGAAACATTAATGCACggaataatgaataatttttaaagtaagctCCCTTATAACTCCCACTCATGACAATAAACAGCACTCCTATCAATTCACAGTCACATCCTCTTTCTCCCCTGTCTGTAATCTCTATCTTGTTTACTAATATTTGCCATTATTAGCTGTGCTCACAGAGCAAAGCAGAAGCATACCCTAGCTTTGAAcatagatctttttaaaaaggaaaggctTATTGAAAATGATATAAGACTAGAGCAACATTATAGAATGTTCAATTATATTGTTGATAAATATTATAATGACCATTATGTTGTAAACTCAAAAAGACGTGAAAGAAAGTTTTTACTTTTCCTGAAAAGtcactttaaatgaaaatgtacaaCCACATACTTCTTCCCAAGAGAATATGATAAAAAATACTCTGTGGGAATTGATGGATCATTTCTTAACATAGGGACCAGAACTATAGTTTTCTCCTCAGGTTatagagaagggaaaaagaaaacgaAATTGTATAAATAGCAGATCTCAGCCATCAAGAACTTTGTAATAAATGGGGTTCAAATGATATGGTGCAGAGTGTTTATAACCCTGTTATAGAGTTGCTCTGGTAACTTGGATTGAAAGGATGCTAACTGGTGAGTTGATTACTTGGGGACATGGAGGTAAGTAACTTTCAGTAAATAAGCAATGCTTagggaggaaataaaaatgtacatttaaaatataaccttTACCTAAAATTTTGCTTAGCATTTGAGCTGGAAATTTCACAGGAAAAATTTGGTTCTATATTAGACTATGATTTGTCTAGTTTTTGAAAACAAAGTACTCCTGTCTTCAAAGATTTTTCTGTGGCATAGCCTCTCATAATTTATTTGATTTGGTGGTGTGGGAGGTGATAGTAGTTACTAaaaatggtataatttttttatttgtttatgtatgaactggggaaaaatagaaagtgaaacATCAGTAGCACTCActgtgaaaagaaaatgtcagaagttgcaaggaaataatttaaatagttaaGGAAGGACTGCAGTTTcaagggagaggaaaaaatagaCTAAAGGAAAACAACAGATTCAAAATAAGTGCAGAACACATGTGAGTAAATTACTTCTCTCTCCTTTATCATCACCCTTATAAATATGCgatatttgttgaaaatcaaattttaattctGTGTTAATGAACTGTATTAATTAGCAACTAATTTTAAAACCgactttttattaaattctatAGACGAAGACACTTTTGGATTAAAAGAGCACTAAACTCAAGAAGAACTTCATTGTCCACTGGGGGTGAGATGACATATTCTAGAAAAATAAGATCAAATTTATAGAATAATACAGCCTAGTTTATAGGAGAAATGCACATGAAAAAAGGATCATGTTGTTACAACTCTAGGGAGACAGTAAAACTTTGACCaagaagaaagtaatttaaattttacaaaggaCATTATTGTGAGAAGGGTTCTTAGAGATAACTGAGgatattttcctccttttacaGAGAGGAAATTTATGGGCCAACAGTGTAAGGACACAAATCTAAGAAGTGGCAGTCTTAGGACATGCACTGAAATCTCTTTTCTCCTATCTATTTTTCATACATGACAAATAACTGACAGTGCAATATTGCTACCCATGcttgagagaagaaaagatataCTGCCTCCTAAAGAAGTATGTGAGCTGTACATCTGTTACTTTCTAGAGCTGGCTTTTGTGTGTAAGAATCCAGAACTGATTTGGTTTGTGGTTTTTATAGAGACTTTGGGCAGATTTATATGCTAGTTCATAGTTCTATGCTtccatttacatattttacatttaaatttgagAAGCTAAAGTGGAGCAATGACTAAAATTCAGGAGATATTCTGGTCTTGCCTGATGGATTCAGACTTGTATGGAAACTTCAGAGTTGGGAGAGTCAGAGTTAATGTTCAATTTATCCTATTGCTTTAGTTTTTTcacatcttaaattttatatttgcttgtacttaatgaaaaaaataattatgtggcttgttttcttaataaattttgagTCTCAGAGAGTAAAATTGATATACTTTGCAAGGAATTATTGTGTATTACATTAGGCTTTGGAAATAGATGTTGcctaagataaaattttaatattgtttttggaACAAAAGCATTCATGCCTACCAAGGCAGAGATTAATTACAATTTGCTGGAAGAGTTAATGGAAATCATCTAGAGAGTCTTATTAGGGAGTCATTTTAATTGAATACCAGATATTAATGCTCTGAGACACTTGAATGAGGTAAATTAAACCTATGTCGTTCCTCAAATAGAATATGATCATCGTACTTCTCAACAAACACTTTTAAATGTGAGCTCATGAATTATGTAATTTCAGATGATTTATATGTTCTATCTACACCGGACCATGGAAAAAAACAGTAATGTCACTGAGTTTATTCTCTTGGGACTTTCCCAAAACAAGAACATTGAAATACTgtgctttgtattatttttattttgctacattGCTATTTGGACAGGAAACTTGCTCATAATGATTTCTATCATGCGCAGTCAGCTAATTGACCAACCCATGTATTTCTTGCTCAATTATCTTTCACTCTCTGACCTTTGCTATACAACCACAGTGACCCCCAAACTAATGGCGGACTTACTGGCAGAAAGGAAGACCATTTCCTATAGTAACTGCATGATACAGCTCTTTACCACCCATTTCTTTGGAGGCATAGAGATCTTCATTCTCACAGGAATGGCCTATGATCGCtacgtggccatctgcaagcccctGCACTATACTGTCATGATGAACAGGCAAAAGTGTAACGCGATCATCACAGCTTGTTGTACTGGGGGATTTATTCACTCTGCCAGTCAATTTCTTCTTACCATCTTCCTACCGTTTTGTGGCCCCAATGAGATAAATCACTACTTCTGCGATATATATCCTTTGCTGAAATTGTCCTGTTCTAATACACAAATAATGGGTTTCTTAGTCATTGCTAATTCAGGCCTGATTGCTTTGGTGACCTTTGTTGTCTTgattttgtcttatatttttatattatataccaTCAGAAGATACTCTGTGGAGAGTCGCCACAAAGCTCTTTCCACTTGCAGTTCTCATGTGATGGTTGTGGTCCTGTTTTTTGCACcttctttattcatttacattAGACCCGCCACGACATTTCCAGAAGATAAAGTGTTTGCTCTGTTCTACACCATCATTGCTCCCATGTTCAACCCTCTGATCTACACACTGAGAAACACTGAGATGAAGAATGCTTTGAGGAAAGTTTGGTGTCGTCAAATAGCTCTGAAAGGAAAGTAACTTTTCTGAGTTATTTCTGCTTTGCATGCCATGGTTCTAAGAGACCACAGCTGTGAGTAAGATCCATTCTCATCATCTTGTCCTGTTGTTTAGAGAGATAAATGGGCACACAGGAAGCATATCCCTTCTGTTGTTTTACACTGTTACATTGACACTTCATCAACAAATTGAACGTTATTGTTGTTCCTACTTCCCTCCATCTTTCTTAATCATTAAAATTGCAATCATATGATATGAAATAACCagatgatttcttaaaaataaaggattataTGGCctcatattaaaatacataatgcATTTTTGCCTTAAAATGCTGAGaagctgaataaaataaaacttgcaattttaaaacttttagtgACTATACATACAGAAAATTGCACATATCACCCATGTATagttcataaatttttttcaaactagAGTATTATCATGCAATTAGCAACCAGATTAAGAGACAAAAGTTACCATACATAAGAGGTCTTCCTCATTCTTCTTTATGAGTAATACCTTCCAAAGGTAGCCACaatcttcatctctaaaatcaaTTAGTTCTACCTGTTCCTGCACTCTGTACAATAAGAATGATATAAATTGTATACTGTTTATTGCATGTCTTCTCGTGATTACATTTGTGAGTCACTCCCCatgtttgtgaattttctgaCTGTTTTCATGGATCTATAGTATCTTATTGTCTGAATATATAACAATaaatttatccattcttttgCTGCCAGACATTTGAGTGGTTTTCCATTTAGGTATGTCAGTGCTGCTTTGGAAATTTTGGAACATATCTCTCTGGTGTCTTCTAttgttttattatactttatgttgtaaataagacttaaaattttaagaaaatggttGCCCATTTGTATAAATACTCTTTCATAATATATTgctaatataaaataaacaaatatacattAAATGAAGACATTATCCATTGAAAAACACAATGGTAAGTGGAATAAAAGCTTAGAAATAAGTATGTGAATCTCTGGCATTTTACGATCCATAAAATGGGGaacctaaatttaaaaatcttaattacaTTAATTGTAAATATACTGTAAAGTTAGAAGTTGTCAGAGAAGACACTGCAGAATACTCTTCACCACACTGTCGGCCAAGaaattaatattactatattagagacagaaatgatttcaggagttttgcagggctttgccctgaaggaatatgtgaacatgaacctgttagttcacatatcaaaagcttcCTCGCCTCAGGAGAGTGTCTCcgtggtcagtagcagctgctttccaagttGATGCTGCAGTCTCAAGCCTGTGGTTTTTGCCTGCTTTGAATGACAAAGCAGCTTTGCATGGAGCCAGGGAACTGGAGCTGATCAAAGATGTGCCGCCCAGACAGACACCTATGGCTAAGAGTAATTAGCCTAAGGGACAGCTCTTGCTTGACTTGCAAAGAATCTGTCTCAATACACAGTAACTAGATAAAAAATGGAGCCACTAAGTCTCTATTTATCTTTTCtgctaaagtgatagttttatcttagaccttagaagtttgtcttagaaagattttaTAACCGTTTTTTCACATaaagttaattaagggatctataGAAGCCTTGTAGGAGACTTTGAACCTAAAACAAACTGCCTGTTATTATGTAAagctgttacccctggcaaccaatcATTGTACCTATACATACTGATGTAAAACTTCAGTGTTGGCCCTAAAATTCATGGGAATATTTTGGGGACACACGAGCACCCTTGCtttttctatattcataaatctattctttataaagtatatttctgCCTCcgtgtattgttttatttctattttctattattttttcatcgtttgcaatgacccctgcctgagggacccaattctttgctgggagcgtagctaactctcCGCACCACACACTcttcagcaaagaaaaataatggatGGATGATACacacaaaaatctcaaaaacagAGTCCAGACAAATGAATAAGTACTTTGATCACTTATTGTGAAGCTCTAGAATTGGAAAAACTAAAATTGgatgataaaaatcagaaaagaagttGTATATGGGGGAATGGAAAGGAGGATGATAACTTCTAGATTGATAAAAGTGTTCTATATCTTGAATTTGTTAATTGCTACAGGAAtatatgcatttatcaaaacttatcaaaGCGTATACTTGAAAGCTCTGCATTTCACTACagtaaattttatctcaaagaaaaaatatattactaaaataaattatccatATCTCCTTgtcctaagaaaaaaaaaatgcctgtcaAATCTAGTGATGATTTCTACAGAAACAAAGCTGAAAAGAAACTATCATTAAGAATTTTCCCATGAATGgaagatgtaaaatattttattaaaaattaatacataaaagttACTTTGGATACATAAATTGGACTCATCAACATTAGAAACTTATGCACTGAAAATTATGCCATCAACAAAGTGAATAGCCAATGCCTAGAGTGGGATAAGTTATTTGCATATCATGTATCTGtttccagaatatgtaaagacttcttgcaatttattaaaaaaaagataaacaaaccaattaaaataggcaaaacattTGGGTAAACATTTCTCCACAGAAAATATGCAAGTGACCAAAACATATGAAAgaaagtgttcaacatcattagatAGTAGGAAATACAAACCAAAGCCACAATCAGGTATCTTTTCACAATCACAAGGATGTCTAGAATAATaacagacagaaaaaaacaagtattaacaaggatgtagagaaattggagtTCTCAAACATTGCTGTTGCcaacataaaatggtgcagtcgctttgtaaaacagtttgacagttcctcagaaagttaaacatatattgataattaccatatgactcaaCAATTCCACTCTTAGATACATACCCAATAGAAATAACACATGTgctcacacaaaaacttatacaccaATGTAAATaatagcattatttattatagcaGGCACCTGGAAATAACTCACATGCCAATCAactgatgaaagaataaatggaatatcatttcacaattaaaaggaaagaaatacagatgtgtgctacaacatggataaactttaAGACCTctatggtaagtgaaagaagcaatttgtaaaagactacatattgtatgattctttGTATATGAAAAATCCGTAGAAGCAAATCTACAgcaacagaaagtagatttgttTGCCTAGGACTGGGGGCGATGGTGGTAGAGAGAAATGAGAATTGACTGCTAATGAAAACGTCTTTTTTGGGAGGGGGACAaagatgttctaaaattagattgtgtgttatacctacttgatgagtgcgatgcacactgcctggggaatggacacgcttgaagttctgactgggggggatgggggtggggggaggggatgggtgcatacctacatgatgagtgtgatgtgcactgtctagggaatggacacacttgaagctcagactcggggggatggagaggcatgggcaatatatataacctaaacatttgtacccccataatgagctgaaataaaaataaataaataaataaaataaaaaataaagttagattgTGTTGATGGATGTACATCCTTGTGTACTAAACACCaactaaactgtacactttaaatggatgaattgtatggtatgtgaattatatctcacattataatagaaaaatgttaaatctaGTGATCATCTCTACAGAATAAAAGTCAGTTGAGCAAGtatcattaaaaatttctttaccATGAATGGAAGAtgtgaaaatattctattaaCAAAGTAGTACATAACTGTGACTTGGAATCACAAATTGTCATTGCTATGCTTCTAAATTATCAATATCATAATCAataatataatttgtataattcACACAGAATGATTCTCAGTAAGTTTTACTATTATGAAATAAACAGTATATAGCATAAGAAAGGATCACCCGTTTCTATTTTGCAAAATGGTGCCATATGGGTTACAGCGTGGATCCCTGCTTCAGCAGCCAAGGGCAGGGCACGGTGCTGCTCTTCAAGGGCGAAGGTCCTATGTGCTCCTGGAGAAGTCCATGCTCTAGGTGCCTGAGCAGCAGAGTGAAAAGCCCCAAGCAGAGCTGAGGGTGAGGGTGGAGACCAAGCATTACACTCAGGGAGTTCCTGACATATCCAGCTCAACTAAACAACCCCAAATTTCTGCCCTTACAACTATTAgacatttttctgcttttgagTATGAgctgttcattttaattttcaagataGCTACATGATGACTGTTCTCAGTAAAGCATGTACACTCTCCAAATGAAAGatttaacattattttgaagAGCATACATCTGAGATGGGAAGGAGAAATTTGGGTAAGAAAACTTAAGATCTTGAACCTGCAAATGCTCTGATCCTTTGGGCTGGTAGAGTCGGTCCTCTGCCTAGCTCCAAAACAATAGCATTCCCTTGAAAGGAGAATACACAATGGCTTCAACTACAACAGGATCCTTAAAAGATAGATATTTAAGTTTCCCAAAATCAGGTGCCACAACTCCTTATTACCTCCAGACCAAAAAGCAGAGTCAATGGGATCTACTGGCAAGGGCAAAGAAAAGGTCAAGTCCTTTTCGGGTGAAGTGAGTGTCACCTGAGCAGTTCAGCAACTGGGCGCTAACAGCTGAGTGTGAGGGAGTTCTAGACCAGAGGGTTGGAGAAGTAATTTGGTAAGTATCAACTGTAGCCCTAAGATCAGCTGCAGCACTAGCGACAATGATTGATTTTCTAATCCGTTTTATTAATAAGTCTTCTGAGGAAATTCCCACCACCTTGAAGAAATTGACTTGTACCTCTCATCTCCTCTCATTTTATGCATACAGCTAGAATTGCAATAccaatagaaaatataaacagatgTTAAGTAGAACAAGGATGCACTATACTGGACATTGTTTTAATGACAACTAGATTCTTGCACTTGTCTTGCGTGTAGCTAGAGATGACCTAGCAACGGACTGTACTTCACTATGGTATTAAGAGACTACAGATAAAGATCTATGGAAACTCTACTCCATAGTTCAGGTCACTCACAGGCATGACGTGACAGGACCTGGCTCATACACATGTGGGCACTTCGGGAGTTTTCCAGTGATTCCTTGTTGTTGCAAATGTGGTAGATATTGTGGGACATTTTTGGAGCCTAAATATGCCTGATGGCTTTCTCAGCAAGTTTGCTTCCTATTACAAATGTCCCTGATGCCAATTTGGACTCTGTCTTCTCTTACAACTGCAGGATGGCCCCAGTGACAAGGCTGGAACTTTTTGGGAAAATGACATACAGCGGGTGAACTTTGGTGTGAAAGGGGAGCCAGTCAAACATTTTTCCCCTTCCTAGCTATTTCAGATTTGGAAAAGCAACATAGAGCCTCTCTTCAAAGATCTTGTGAGATCAAGAAAACAGCTGTGCTACTACTAAGTAGCTGGAAGCTTGTATGTTCCCTCTagcatttactttcttttcttcccgCCTCACATACTTCCCCCCCCCATTGCTGCTTTCCTGAGATCAAGCTCCATAAAGTAATGAGAATGAGCTTTCGTTGTGGGCTCTGCTTCCTAGGGAACCAGGACTATTACAAATACATGTGACTTGATTCCATTTTTGTACTgttccaaaacagaaaaaaactaaatgttGGTATTAGAGTTGAGGATACAGATAAAGTTTATGGATAGGGAAGACAGCAGTGACTAGGAAGGGTCATGAGGTTGGTGTCTCGGATGCTGAAATGTTCTATTCCTTGATGTGGTGTTTACATAGTGTTCACTTTTGATAATTATTTGAGTGGTGTTTTTATGAATGTGTAACTTTATATATCTGTACTATACTTgacaatattttaattaacttactCTCATTCTActattatatgatatataactGTCTTTTTTCATCCAAGAGGTTACTCTCACATGATATATCCTTCCCTTGTTCATATTTCTATGTATAATATATGGATATTCATGTTCCATTACTTATCTATATTTAGCATTTCttccaaaacatattttcaaacataTCCTATCTCTTAAAGTACATTATGCAAAGTGGGAAAAGAAGAAGGTAAATTGACTTTCCCATCCACTCCTCTAACTGTGTTTAGCAGAATAGgggtccccaaagatgtccatggcctaatccctagaacctatgaatatgttttGTTATGTGATAAGGGAAGATTAagattgcagatgtaattaggttTGCTAATCAGTTCACAAAGAAGTTATCTTGTATGTATTCACAAAGTTTCCTTAAAGTGGAAACGTGAGGCAGAAGAGAGGTcagatttgaagatgctacacTACTGGAtttgaaatgaaggaaaaggGCCATGAGGAGCAGGTAAACactagaaggagaaaaaaacaaggaagccAGTTTTCCTCAGAACCCCCAGAAGAATGCAACCACCCCAATGTCTCTagttttagcccagtgagaccaattttggacttctgaccacCAGAACTGTAAGACACTGAATTTGTATCAATTTTAGCCATAcaatttgtggttatttgttaaagCTGTGATAGGAAAATAATACACTCATTAATTATGTTGAATGTTTCCACAAACTTGAGAACACTTGTTCTTTCCCTTCctgctctttattttttactcattTCATCTGTTAATCCCAGATAGTGAACGTATGAACAAGATCTCTTTGACATTTTGTATGCTGTTTGAATAAGGAAGCTGGTGAGGAAATGTTAACCTATAACATTTATATACagattaaatatattactataaaaaaaagaaaaagaaaaaggaaggtaaACAAGGCAAGggtgagggaaaagaaaataatagcaataggaaaggaaaaagcaagaCTATCATTAGTGGTCAAGATTAAACTTTAATTGTGTACAGTCAAAAAGTAGATGAATTAAAACCAACATCACAACTTGTCCCAAGCATAGGCCAGAAATGAATCTCATCCCACCTCTTTCTCCAGAAATCAGCATAGAAccaattaagaagaaaaacagggaACCCCTATAGCACAATTGAATACACTCTTTTCCAGTCAAATGAGCCTTTCAAAGAAGTAAgataattaaaattcaattaataatataaaacagatgtcttaatatattttatatcaaatatatacCATTTAATGTATATATCAAAGCATAATAATTCATAGAACAAGGTTTACAATGATAAAGCTATTACTTCTGTTTGGAGAATTGCTGTGGATTAGGGTTATGATCCTAAAtgtgaaaattgttttttatgtttaccaatggttttttaaatttaatttttaaaaattgaacagatACTGGGAATTAAAGTTCATTGGTAGATCTGCAATTTGGTTCGGACTATGGAGGAAGACTTTGGGGAAAAAGCTTTCCCCAAGGTCATTATCATTTTTGACTCATTCTCTTTAAATAGACCCATAAGAAGTGGAGAAAAGAGCATTTATTGCCAAAGGTACTGCGAAACGGCAGAATTCATTAGATGAGAGAAGCAGAAACAATGGAGACTGATTTCCACCAGACTTTGAGTTTATGATATCGGGGATTATCTGGTACTAATTATTCAGAAAACAATTCCTCCAGCATCATTCACACTTTACTTTGGACAGTTGAACCTAAAttaattcaagaagaaataggaacatAAAGCAAACTCAAGCTTTGGAATACACTGgtgagatattttttttttctgagactaaTACAGAATGTATATGGAAAAAGGGAATTCAATTAAATTGCACAATACAATTCCAAGACATCGGTCATTGAAATAAAGAGAATTCATTTACTAAGATGGTGATTAGATAATAACATGTATCCATACATAACTATAAGATAGGGTAGCATGGATATGAATAACGAAATAATCATATTAAAGGAAAGTGAGTCACTATCATGtttgaaatgttcagaaaagggagaaaggaatccTTGATATGGATCTTGGTGGAAGGAGAGATGAGGTTTCCTCCAGCACCTTGTGGTATGGACAGCACAGGAGCAATCTCCAGGCTTGCACGTAAATGCCCAGTTTCTTCTAGATGAGAGCCAAGGAGCATAAATAATAGTTGACAGAAACTGCTATGACTTGAGCTCCCCTAAATCGAAGTTCTTTCTTGATAGagaatattattgttttttttttttcatcaggaAAACCAAAGGGGAATGAGTATGTAAATTCAGGGGATATGCTTGAGTCCATATCTAAAttatattattaccattattactaTTTTGCAACGCGCAACAGAAGGCACAACTGTAATGACTACTCTACCAACTCTAATATAAAGAGCTGAGGAAACACAGCCCCGTACTTTTCCCAGAGCTGGAAGTGCCAGACACAATGTTGCAGCACAGGGATGGCCGAGAGCACAGAGTTCAGTAGGAGTTGTAAGCACCAAACAGGATGGATCTTAAAAGGATGTGGTCTCTGGTGGACAATGTATAACTTGAGAAATGACTTACATCTATGACTTAATTTAAGGAAGATTATTGAAAGCCCCTTTAATCAAGACTATTGCACATACCTTTTTCCATTCAAACATACCAATGAACCCACTGGAGTGCCTGGCATTTCCCCACTGAATATTTATCCATTTAAGTAAATACTGTCCTTTTTCTAAACTCATTCACATTATCATTGAATGATGATCTATTCCAGAAATGGTTAATTCATCCAACTGGCAGAATGAGTACAGCTAGCATGAAATGTTAACGATTAGAAAGGTACATGTCCCTgacttgggcaaggcaaaggcataatatgtaaccaaaatggttgtatccccataatattctgaaataaaaaaaaattaaaaaaaggaaggtaCATGAAGAACTGTTGGCATTAAAGGGtatagtttttcctttatttgagtcctttttctttgtttcagttaaCAGACAATGTCTAAAATACCAAAGGAAAGCAAATCCTGCGGAATCCTAAAGTACTCTGAGTTTGCGAGTGGATAAATTACACTTATCTTCCTTTCAAATCAAACAGGTCTTGCTTTGTATCTACCAGTGTGTCTTCTCTCATCTCTGCCTCCCTATCAGGGTTTTATGGCTACTTCATGCTGACAGAATTGATTTACTTTCAGGGTTGAAATAACTAGTAATATGACAGGTGACAGTGAAATTGGAACTCTGTCATCTCACACGTGGGATAAGACAATCTCTGTGACGT
Encoded proteins:
- the LOC138384945 gene encoding olfactory receptor 4P4, which gives rise to MEKNSNVTEFILLGLSQNKNIEILCFVLFLFCYIAIWTGNLLIMISIMRSQLIDQPMYFLLNYLSLSDLCYTTTVTPKLMADLLAERKTISYSNCMIQLFTTHFFGGIEIFILTGMAYDRYVAICKPLHYTVMMNRQKCNAIITACCTGGFIHSASQFLLTIFLPFCGPNEINHYFCDIYPLLKLSCSNTQIMGFLVIANSGLIALVTFVVLILSYIFILYTIRRYSVESRHKALSTCSSHVMVVVLFFAPSLFIYIRPATTFPEDKVFALFYTIIAPMFNPLIYTLRNTEMKNALRKVWCRQIALKGK